The Corvus moneduloides isolate bCorMon1 chromosome 5, bCorMon1.pri, whole genome shotgun sequence genome includes a region encoding these proteins:
- the TTC31 gene encoding tetratricopeptide repeat protein 31 isoform X8: protein MWGSAGTRDGDGPGPGLGGFGFGAAPAACPWGCTPGPAGWSGAPFCPWHRMSSFGGLPVPSQGPSQTVIKYKTGELCLLWDDGPRVDYYQLQDDDGDGNDDYDENEFDTDYEDRGDFWDVPVAEGPVPYRYCGFRKSFLCSEPPPQLPRTSPTALDALLDRLPTPCRTSLTAEEAERNAQELVAEEERAKRKAEKKKLKKKKQKDRKKREKLGQELKNKENTDLSPPSCPAGTGPPPNGAEEEGCCPKPSPCPGDSPVPSGEPGPEDTEVTEEELDLSCTFVCKAREKAGVRLPPPGGDRSPGTQNMEPSRKVPEKGNGDPEARPVPPQPLQPRAPSPSTVEQSLMLAGHGIAAAQVGQHTEAVYAFTVALELNPQEHRLLGNRSYCLEKLGRYEEALADAEAALALRPGWPKGSFRKGKALRGLQRYAEAARTFEELLLQDGACAEVATQLEACRALLQQCSRPGGVLVSPFLLKAKEPLFLPAARGVTRSCQDTSGTSVTGGSAGSPTRDPEPAVTSGHLTLPPNHPAKDCFPLWVGNVTSHINEKVLYRAFGRFGRVCSPILQNWGCLTLSIFGGIS from the exons ATGTGGGGCTCGGCCGGGACGCGGGATGGCGACGGGCCCGGGCCCGGACTAGGTGGCTTCGGCTTCGGGGCTGCCCCCGCTGCCTGCCCCTGGGGCTGCACGCCCGGGCCCGCTGGCTGGAGCGGCG CGCCCTTCTGCCCCTGGCACCGTATGTCCAGCTTCGGCGGCCTCCCGGTGCCGTCGCAGGGCCCCTCCCAGACTGTGATCAAGTATAAGACGGGGGAGTTGTGTCTGCTCTGGGACGACG GCCCCAGGGTGGATTACTACCAGCTGCAGGATGACGACGGCGATGGAAATGACGATTACGATGAGAACGAGTTCGACACAGATTACGAGGACCGGGGCGATTTCTGGGATGTTCCTGTCGCAGAGGGGCCCGTTCCCTACAGATACTGTGGCTTCCGGAAGTCCTTCCTGTGCTCGGAGCCGCCTCCACAGCTCCCCCGGACCTCTCCGACCGCCCTGGATGCGCTGCTCGACCGGCTGCCCACACCCTGCCGGACCAGCCTCACGGCAGAG GAGGCCGAGAGGAACGCGCAGGAGCTGGTGGCGGAGGAGGAGAGGGCgaagaggaaagcagagaagaagaagctgaagaagaag aaacaaaaagacagaaagaagcGGGAGAAACTGGGTCAAGAGCTGAAGAACAAAGAGAACACTGACCTT AGCCCCCCGAGTTGCCCTGCGGGCACTGGGCCCCCCCCGAATGGtgctgaggaggagggatgCTGCCCAAAGCCCTCTCCGTGCCCTGGGGACTCCCCAGTCCCTTCAGGGGAGCCTGGTCCAGAGGACACGGAGGTGACAGAG gaggagctggaccTGAGCTGCACCTTCGTCTGCAAAGCACGGGAGAAGGCGGGGGTCCGGCTGCCCCCCCCAGGCGGTGACCGGTCCCCTGGGACCCAGAACATGGAGCCAAGCAGGAAGGTGCCAGAGAAGGGGAATGGGGACCCTGAGGCGAGGcctgtgcccccccagcccctccagcccagggcccccagccccagcacggTAGAGCAGAGCCTGATGCTCGCAG GCCATGGGATCGCAGCAGCCCAGGTGGGCCAACACACTGAGGCTGTTTATGCTTTCACCGTCGCCCTGGAGCTGAACCCCCAGGAACACCG GCTCCTGGGGAACCGCTCGTActgcctggagaagctgggTCGATACGAGGAGGCGCTGGCGGATGCGGAGGCGGCGCTGGCACTGCGGCCGGGCTGGCCCAAGGGCTCCTTCCGCAAGGGCAAGGCCCTGCGGGGGCTTCAG CGCTACGCCGAGGCTGCACGCACCtttgaggagctgctgctgcaggatgggGCCTGTGCCGAGGTAGCCACGCAGCTGGAAGCCTGCCGGGCCCTGCTGCAG CAGTGCAGCCGCCCCGGGGGTGTCCTGGTGTCCCCCTTCCTGCTCAAGGCTAAGGAGCCGCTGTTTCTCCCGG CAGCAAGAGGGGtgaccaggagctgccaggacaCAAGTGGCACCAGTGTGACGGGAGGCAGCGCCGGGAGCCCCACACGAGACCCAGAACCTGCTGTGACCAGTGGCCACCTGACACTGCCACCGAACCACCCTGCCAA GGACTGCTTCCCGCTCTGGGTGGGCAATGTCACCTCCCACATCAACGAGAAGGTGCTGTATCGTGCCTTTGGCCG GTTTGGGCGTGTCTGTTCCCCCATTCTGCAGAATTGGGGGTGTCTCACTCTCTCCATCTTTGGAG GAATCTCTTAA
- the TTC31 gene encoding tetratricopeptide repeat protein 31 isoform X5 encodes MWGSAGTRDGDGPGPGLGGFGFGAAPAACPWGCTPGPAGWSGAPFCPWHRMSSFGGLPVPSQGPSQTVIKYKTGELCLLWDDGPRVDYYQLQDDDGDGNDDYDENEFDTDYEDRGDFWDVPVAEGPVPYRYCGFRKSFLCSEPPPQLPRTSPTALDALLDRLPTPCRTSLTAEEAERNAQELVAEEERAKRKAEKKKLKKKKQKDRKKREKLGQELKNKENTDLSPPSCPAGTGPPPNGAEEEGCCPKPSPCPGDSPVPSGEPGPEDTEVTEEELDLSCTFVCKAREKAGVRLPPPGGDRSPGTQNMEPSRKVPEKGNGDPEARPVPPQPLQPRAPSPSTVEQSLMLAGHGIAAAQVGQHTEAVYAFTVALELNPQEHRLLGNRSYCLEKLGRYEEALADAEAALALRPGWPKGSFRKGKALRGLQRYAEAARTFEELLLQDGACAEVATQLEACRALLQQCSRPGGVLVSPFLLKAKEPLFLPAARGVTRSCQDTSGTSVTGGSAGSPTRDPEPAVTSGHLTLPPNHPAKDCFPLWVGNVTSHINEKVLYRAFGRFGEIRSMQLLRGRHCAFINFSRKAEAEEAYRAMQGATVEGSKLLLQLKHPSHATPAPLPRARGRGIPRGLLS; translated from the exons ATGTGGGGCTCGGCCGGGACGCGGGATGGCGACGGGCCCGGGCCCGGACTAGGTGGCTTCGGCTTCGGGGCTGCCCCCGCTGCCTGCCCCTGGGGCTGCACGCCCGGGCCCGCTGGCTGGAGCGGCG CGCCCTTCTGCCCCTGGCACCGTATGTCCAGCTTCGGCGGCCTCCCGGTGCCGTCGCAGGGCCCCTCCCAGACTGTGATCAAGTATAAGACGGGGGAGTTGTGTCTGCTCTGGGACGACG GCCCCAGGGTGGATTACTACCAGCTGCAGGATGACGACGGCGATGGAAATGACGATTACGATGAGAACGAGTTCGACACAGATTACGAGGACCGGGGCGATTTCTGGGATGTTCCTGTCGCAGAGGGGCCCGTTCCCTACAGATACTGTGGCTTCCGGAAGTCCTTCCTGTGCTCGGAGCCGCCTCCACAGCTCCCCCGGACCTCTCCGACCGCCCTGGATGCGCTGCTCGACCGGCTGCCCACACCCTGCCGGACCAGCCTCACGGCAGAG GAGGCCGAGAGGAACGCGCAGGAGCTGGTGGCGGAGGAGGAGAGGGCgaagaggaaagcagagaagaagaagctgaagaagaag aaacaaaaagacagaaagaagcGGGAGAAACTGGGTCAAGAGCTGAAGAACAAAGAGAACACTGACCTT AGCCCCCCGAGTTGCCCTGCGGGCACTGGGCCCCCCCCGAATGGtgctgaggaggagggatgCTGCCCAAAGCCCTCTCCGTGCCCTGGGGACTCCCCAGTCCCTTCAGGGGAGCCTGGTCCAGAGGACACGGAGGTGACAGAG gaggagctggaccTGAGCTGCACCTTCGTCTGCAAAGCACGGGAGAAGGCGGGGGTCCGGCTGCCCCCCCCAGGCGGTGACCGGTCCCCTGGGACCCAGAACATGGAGCCAAGCAGGAAGGTGCCAGAGAAGGGGAATGGGGACCCTGAGGCGAGGcctgtgcccccccagcccctccagcccagggcccccagccccagcacggTAGAGCAGAGCCTGATGCTCGCAG GCCATGGGATCGCAGCAGCCCAGGTGGGCCAACACACTGAGGCTGTTTATGCTTTCACCGTCGCCCTGGAGCTGAACCCCCAGGAACACCG GCTCCTGGGGAACCGCTCGTActgcctggagaagctgggTCGATACGAGGAGGCGCTGGCGGATGCGGAGGCGGCGCTGGCACTGCGGCCGGGCTGGCCCAAGGGCTCCTTCCGCAAGGGCAAGGCCCTGCGGGGGCTTCAG CGCTACGCCGAGGCTGCACGCACCtttgaggagctgctgctgcaggatgggGCCTGTGCCGAGGTAGCCACGCAGCTGGAAGCCTGCCGGGCCCTGCTGCAG CAGTGCAGCCGCCCCGGGGGTGTCCTGGTGTCCCCCTTCCTGCTCAAGGCTAAGGAGCCGCTGTTTCTCCCGG CAGCAAGAGGGGtgaccaggagctgccaggacaCAAGTGGCACCAGTGTGACGGGAGGCAGCGCCGGGAGCCCCACACGAGACCCAGAACCTGCTGTGACCAGTGGCCACCTGACACTGCCACCGAACCACCCTGCCAA GGACTGCTTCCCGCTCTGGGTGGGCAATGTCACCTCCCACATCAACGAGAAGGTGCTGTATCGTGCCTTTGGCCG GTTCGGGGAGATCCGCTCCATGCAGTTGCTCCGAGGGCGCCACTGTGCCTTCATTAACTTCTCCCGGAAGGCAGAGGCCGAGGAGGCCTACAGAGCCATGCAG GGTGCCACCGTGGAGGGCAGCAAGCTGTTGCTACAACTCAAGCACCCGTCCCATGCCACCCCGGCCCCCCTGCCCCgtgccaggggcaggggcaTCCCCAGGGGGCTACTCAGTTGA
- the TTC31 gene encoding tetratricopeptide repeat protein 31 isoform X1 → MWGSAGTRDGDGPGPGLGGFGFGAAPAACPWGCTPGPAGWSGAPFCPWHRMSSFGGLPVPSQGPSQTVIKYKTGELCLLWDDGPRVDYYQLQDDDGDGNDDYDENEFDTDYEDRGDFWDVPVAEGPVPYRYCGFRKSFLCSEPPPQLPRTSPTALDALLDRLPTPCRTSLTAEEAERNAQELVAEEERAKRKAEKKKLKKKKQKDRKKREKLGQELKNKENTDLSPPSCPAGTGPPPNGAEEEGCCPKPSPCPGDSPVPSGEPGPEDTEVTEEELDLSCTFVCKAREKAGVRLPPPGGDRSPGTQNMEPSRKVPEKGNGDPEARPVPPQPLQPRAPSPSTVEQSLMLAGHGIAAAQVGQHTEAVYAFTVALELNPQEHRLLGNRSYCLEKLGRYEEALADAEAALALRPGWPKGSFRKGKALRGLQRYAEAARTFEELLLQDGACAEVATQLEACRALLQQCSRPGGVLVSPFLLKAKEPLFLPAARGVTRSCQDTSGTSVTGGSAGSPTRDPEPAVTSGHLTLPPNHPAKDCFPLWVGNVTSHINEKVLYRAFGRFGRVCSPILQNWGCLTLSIFGGSGRSAPCSCSEGATVPSLTSPGRQRPRRPTEPCRVPPWRAASCCYNSSTRPMPPRPPCPVPGAGASPGGYSVDPALLGGCQGPPSPACALSPTAGGGNVSPFCLGGAGGQGPSCSPLSWGVGPGCALWPLRDLYPLYKFFNKTGICFSLSPSFELVSPSLSATRPHCSLGPSLLQPPMSLPTPCPPSVPRHTPMSLQPRGTAKGGSPAPS, encoded by the exons ATGTGGGGCTCGGCCGGGACGCGGGATGGCGACGGGCCCGGGCCCGGACTAGGTGGCTTCGGCTTCGGGGCTGCCCCCGCTGCCTGCCCCTGGGGCTGCACGCCCGGGCCCGCTGGCTGGAGCGGCG CGCCCTTCTGCCCCTGGCACCGTATGTCCAGCTTCGGCGGCCTCCCGGTGCCGTCGCAGGGCCCCTCCCAGACTGTGATCAAGTATAAGACGGGGGAGTTGTGTCTGCTCTGGGACGACG GCCCCAGGGTGGATTACTACCAGCTGCAGGATGACGACGGCGATGGAAATGACGATTACGATGAGAACGAGTTCGACACAGATTACGAGGACCGGGGCGATTTCTGGGATGTTCCTGTCGCAGAGGGGCCCGTTCCCTACAGATACTGTGGCTTCCGGAAGTCCTTCCTGTGCTCGGAGCCGCCTCCACAGCTCCCCCGGACCTCTCCGACCGCCCTGGATGCGCTGCTCGACCGGCTGCCCACACCCTGCCGGACCAGCCTCACGGCAGAG GAGGCCGAGAGGAACGCGCAGGAGCTGGTGGCGGAGGAGGAGAGGGCgaagaggaaagcagagaagaagaagctgaagaagaag aaacaaaaagacagaaagaagcGGGAGAAACTGGGTCAAGAGCTGAAGAACAAAGAGAACACTGACCTT AGCCCCCCGAGTTGCCCTGCGGGCACTGGGCCCCCCCCGAATGGtgctgaggaggagggatgCTGCCCAAAGCCCTCTCCGTGCCCTGGGGACTCCCCAGTCCCTTCAGGGGAGCCTGGTCCAGAGGACACGGAGGTGACAGAG gaggagctggaccTGAGCTGCACCTTCGTCTGCAAAGCACGGGAGAAGGCGGGGGTCCGGCTGCCCCCCCCAGGCGGTGACCGGTCCCCTGGGACCCAGAACATGGAGCCAAGCAGGAAGGTGCCAGAGAAGGGGAATGGGGACCCTGAGGCGAGGcctgtgcccccccagcccctccagcccagggcccccagccccagcacggTAGAGCAGAGCCTGATGCTCGCAG GCCATGGGATCGCAGCAGCCCAGGTGGGCCAACACACTGAGGCTGTTTATGCTTTCACCGTCGCCCTGGAGCTGAACCCCCAGGAACACCG GCTCCTGGGGAACCGCTCGTActgcctggagaagctgggTCGATACGAGGAGGCGCTGGCGGATGCGGAGGCGGCGCTGGCACTGCGGCCGGGCTGGCCCAAGGGCTCCTTCCGCAAGGGCAAGGCCCTGCGGGGGCTTCAG CGCTACGCCGAGGCTGCACGCACCtttgaggagctgctgctgcaggatgggGCCTGTGCCGAGGTAGCCACGCAGCTGGAAGCCTGCCGGGCCCTGCTGCAG CAGTGCAGCCGCCCCGGGGGTGTCCTGGTGTCCCCCTTCCTGCTCAAGGCTAAGGAGCCGCTGTTTCTCCCGG CAGCAAGAGGGGtgaccaggagctgccaggacaCAAGTGGCACCAGTGTGACGGGAGGCAGCGCCGGGAGCCCCACACGAGACCCAGAACCTGCTGTGACCAGTGGCCACCTGACACTGCCACCGAACCACCCTGCCAA GGACTGCTTCCCGCTCTGGGTGGGCAATGTCACCTCCCACATCAACGAGAAGGTGCTGTATCGTGCCTTTGGCCG GTTTGGGCGTGTCTGTTCCCCCATTCTGCAGAATTGGGGGTGTCTCACTCTCTCCATCTTTGGAG GTTCGGGGAGATCCGCTCCATGCAGTTGCTCCGAGGGCGCCACTGTGCCTTCATTAACTTCTCCCGGAAGGCAGAGGCCGAGGAGGCCTACAGAGCCATGCAG GGTGCCACCGTGGAGGGCAGCAAGCTGTTGCTACAACTCAAGCACCCGTCCCATGCCACCCCGGCCCCCCTGCCCCgtgccaggggcaggggcaTCCCCAGGGGGCTACTCAGTTGACCCTGCTCTGTTGGGGGGCTGCCAGGGCCCCCCCTCACCTGCCTGTGCCTTGTCCCCCACTGCTGGGGGTGGGAATGTCTCCCCATTCTgccttgggggtgctgggggtcaGGGCCCATCCTGCAGCCCCTTGAGCTGGGGGGTGGGTCCGGGCTGTGCCCTGTGGCCCCTCAGGGATTTGTACCCTTTGTACaagttttttaataaaactgggatttgtttttctctctcgCCTTCCTTTGAGCTGGTGTCCCCCAGTCTCTCTGCCACCCGTCCCCATTGCAGTCTTGGACCCTCACTGCTCCAGCCCCCCATGTCCCTGCCTACCCCGTGTCCCCCCTCTGTCCCCCGTCACACCCCCATGTCACTCCAGCCCCGAGGGACAGCGAAGGGGGGGTCTCCAGCCCCCTCTTAA
- the TTC31 gene encoding tetratricopeptide repeat protein 31 isoform X2, with product MWGSAGTRDGDGPGPGLGGFGFGAAPAACPWGCTPGPAGWSGAPFCPWHRMSSFGGLPVPSQGPSQTVIKYKTGELCLLWDDGPRVDYYQLQDDDGDGNDDYDENEFDTDYEDRGDFWDVPVAEGPVPYRYCGFRKSFLCSEPPPQLPRTSPTALDALLDRLPTPCRTSLTAEEAERNAQELVAEEERAKRKAEKKKLKKKKQKDRKKREKLGQELKNKENTDLSPPSCPAGTGPPPNGAEEEGCCPKPSPCPGDSPVPSGEPGPEDTEVTEEELDLSCTFVCKAREKAGVRLPPPGGDRSPGTQNMEPSRKVPEKGNGDPEARPVPPQPLQPRAPSPSTVEQSLMLAGHGIAAAQVGQHTEAVYAFTVALELNPQEHRLLGNRSYCLEKLGRYEEALADAEAALALRPGWPKGSFRKGKALRGLQRYAEAARTFEELLLQDGACAEVATQLEACRALLQQCSRPGGVLVSPFLLKAKEPLFLPARGVTRSCQDTSGTSVTGGSAGSPTRDPEPAVTSGHLTLPPNHPAKDCFPLWVGNVTSHINEKVLYRAFGRFGRVCSPILQNWGCLTLSIFGGSGRSAPCSCSEGATVPSLTSPGRQRPRRPTEPCRVPPWRAASCCYNSSTRPMPPRPPCPVPGAGASPGGYSVDPALLGGCQGPPSPACALSPTAGGGNVSPFCLGGAGGQGPSCSPLSWGVGPGCALWPLRDLYPLYKFFNKTGICFSLSPSFELVSPSLSATRPHCSLGPSLLQPPMSLPTPCPPSVPRHTPMSLQPRGTAKGGSPAPS from the exons ATGTGGGGCTCGGCCGGGACGCGGGATGGCGACGGGCCCGGGCCCGGACTAGGTGGCTTCGGCTTCGGGGCTGCCCCCGCTGCCTGCCCCTGGGGCTGCACGCCCGGGCCCGCTGGCTGGAGCGGCG CGCCCTTCTGCCCCTGGCACCGTATGTCCAGCTTCGGCGGCCTCCCGGTGCCGTCGCAGGGCCCCTCCCAGACTGTGATCAAGTATAAGACGGGGGAGTTGTGTCTGCTCTGGGACGACG GCCCCAGGGTGGATTACTACCAGCTGCAGGATGACGACGGCGATGGAAATGACGATTACGATGAGAACGAGTTCGACACAGATTACGAGGACCGGGGCGATTTCTGGGATGTTCCTGTCGCAGAGGGGCCCGTTCCCTACAGATACTGTGGCTTCCGGAAGTCCTTCCTGTGCTCGGAGCCGCCTCCACAGCTCCCCCGGACCTCTCCGACCGCCCTGGATGCGCTGCTCGACCGGCTGCCCACACCCTGCCGGACCAGCCTCACGGCAGAG GAGGCCGAGAGGAACGCGCAGGAGCTGGTGGCGGAGGAGGAGAGGGCgaagaggaaagcagagaagaagaagctgaagaagaag aaacaaaaagacagaaagaagcGGGAGAAACTGGGTCAAGAGCTGAAGAACAAAGAGAACACTGACCTT AGCCCCCCGAGTTGCCCTGCGGGCACTGGGCCCCCCCCGAATGGtgctgaggaggagggatgCTGCCCAAAGCCCTCTCCGTGCCCTGGGGACTCCCCAGTCCCTTCAGGGGAGCCTGGTCCAGAGGACACGGAGGTGACAGAG gaggagctggaccTGAGCTGCACCTTCGTCTGCAAAGCACGGGAGAAGGCGGGGGTCCGGCTGCCCCCCCCAGGCGGTGACCGGTCCCCTGGGACCCAGAACATGGAGCCAAGCAGGAAGGTGCCAGAGAAGGGGAATGGGGACCCTGAGGCGAGGcctgtgcccccccagcccctccagcccagggcccccagccccagcacggTAGAGCAGAGCCTGATGCTCGCAG GCCATGGGATCGCAGCAGCCCAGGTGGGCCAACACACTGAGGCTGTTTATGCTTTCACCGTCGCCCTGGAGCTGAACCCCCAGGAACACCG GCTCCTGGGGAACCGCTCGTActgcctggagaagctgggTCGATACGAGGAGGCGCTGGCGGATGCGGAGGCGGCGCTGGCACTGCGGCCGGGCTGGCCCAAGGGCTCCTTCCGCAAGGGCAAGGCCCTGCGGGGGCTTCAG CGCTACGCCGAGGCTGCACGCACCtttgaggagctgctgctgcaggatgggGCCTGTGCCGAGGTAGCCACGCAGCTGGAAGCCTGCCGGGCCCTGCTGCAG CAGTGCAGCCGCCCCGGGGGTGTCCTGGTGTCCCCCTTCCTGCTCAAGGCTAAGGAGCCGCTGTTTCTCCCGG CAAGAGGGGtgaccaggagctgccaggacaCAAGTGGCACCAGTGTGACGGGAGGCAGCGCCGGGAGCCCCACACGAGACCCAGAACCTGCTGTGACCAGTGGCCACCTGACACTGCCACCGAACCACCCTGCCAA GGACTGCTTCCCGCTCTGGGTGGGCAATGTCACCTCCCACATCAACGAGAAGGTGCTGTATCGTGCCTTTGGCCG GTTTGGGCGTGTCTGTTCCCCCATTCTGCAGAATTGGGGGTGTCTCACTCTCTCCATCTTTGGAG GTTCGGGGAGATCCGCTCCATGCAGTTGCTCCGAGGGCGCCACTGTGCCTTCATTAACTTCTCCCGGAAGGCAGAGGCCGAGGAGGCCTACAGAGCCATGCAG GGTGCCACCGTGGAGGGCAGCAAGCTGTTGCTACAACTCAAGCACCCGTCCCATGCCACCCCGGCCCCCCTGCCCCgtgccaggggcaggggcaTCCCCAGGGGGCTACTCAGTTGACCCTGCTCTGTTGGGGGGCTGCCAGGGCCCCCCCTCACCTGCCTGTGCCTTGTCCCCCACTGCTGGGGGTGGGAATGTCTCCCCATTCTgccttgggggtgctgggggtcaGGGCCCATCCTGCAGCCCCTTGAGCTGGGGGGTGGGTCCGGGCTGTGCCCTGTGGCCCCTCAGGGATTTGTACCCTTTGTACaagttttttaataaaactgggatttgtttttctctctcgCCTTCCTTTGAGCTGGTGTCCCCCAGTCTCTCTGCCACCCGTCCCCATTGCAGTCTTGGACCCTCACTGCTCCAGCCCCCCATGTCCCTGCCTACCCCGTGTCCCCCCTCTGTCCCCCGTCACACCCCCATGTCACTCCAGCCCCGAGGGACAGCGAAGGGGGGGTCTCCAGCCCCCTCTTAA
- the TTC31 gene encoding tetratricopeptide repeat protein 31 isoform X7: protein MWGSAGTRDGDGPGPGLGGFGFGAAPAACPWGCTPGPAGWSGAPFCPWHRMSSFGGLPVPSQGPSQTVIKYKTGELCLLWDDGPRVDYYQLQDDDGDGNDDYDENEFDTDYEDRGDFWDVPVAEGPVPYRYCGFRKSFLCSEPPPQLPRTSPTALDALLDRLPTPCRTSLTAEEAERNAQELVAEEERAKRKAEKKKLKKKKQKDRKKREKLGQELKNKENTDLSPPSCPAGTGPPPNGAEEEGCCPKPSPCPGDSPVPSGEPGPEDTEVTEEELDLSCTFVCKAREKAGVRLPPPGGDRSPGTQNMEPSRKVPEKGNGDPEARPVPPQPLQPRAPSPSTVEQSLMLAGHGIAAAQVGQHTEAVYAFTVALELNPQEHRLLGNRSYCLEKLGRYEEALADAEAALALRPGWPKGSFRKGKALRGLQRYAEAARTFEELLLQDGACAEVATQLEACRALLQQCSRPGGVLVSPFLLKAKEPLFLPAARGVTRSCQDTSGTSVTGGSAGSPTRDPEPAVTSGHLTLPPNHPAKDCFPLWVGNVTSHINEKVLYRAFGRNLLTVAPQVRGDPLHAVAPRAPLCLH from the exons ATGTGGGGCTCGGCCGGGACGCGGGATGGCGACGGGCCCGGGCCCGGACTAGGTGGCTTCGGCTTCGGGGCTGCCCCCGCTGCCTGCCCCTGGGGCTGCACGCCCGGGCCCGCTGGCTGGAGCGGCG CGCCCTTCTGCCCCTGGCACCGTATGTCCAGCTTCGGCGGCCTCCCGGTGCCGTCGCAGGGCCCCTCCCAGACTGTGATCAAGTATAAGACGGGGGAGTTGTGTCTGCTCTGGGACGACG GCCCCAGGGTGGATTACTACCAGCTGCAGGATGACGACGGCGATGGAAATGACGATTACGATGAGAACGAGTTCGACACAGATTACGAGGACCGGGGCGATTTCTGGGATGTTCCTGTCGCAGAGGGGCCCGTTCCCTACAGATACTGTGGCTTCCGGAAGTCCTTCCTGTGCTCGGAGCCGCCTCCACAGCTCCCCCGGACCTCTCCGACCGCCCTGGATGCGCTGCTCGACCGGCTGCCCACACCCTGCCGGACCAGCCTCACGGCAGAG GAGGCCGAGAGGAACGCGCAGGAGCTGGTGGCGGAGGAGGAGAGGGCgaagaggaaagcagagaagaagaagctgaagaagaag aaacaaaaagacagaaagaagcGGGAGAAACTGGGTCAAGAGCTGAAGAACAAAGAGAACACTGACCTT AGCCCCCCGAGTTGCCCTGCGGGCACTGGGCCCCCCCCGAATGGtgctgaggaggagggatgCTGCCCAAAGCCCTCTCCGTGCCCTGGGGACTCCCCAGTCCCTTCAGGGGAGCCTGGTCCAGAGGACACGGAGGTGACAGAG gaggagctggaccTGAGCTGCACCTTCGTCTGCAAAGCACGGGAGAAGGCGGGGGTCCGGCTGCCCCCCCCAGGCGGTGACCGGTCCCCTGGGACCCAGAACATGGAGCCAAGCAGGAAGGTGCCAGAGAAGGGGAATGGGGACCCTGAGGCGAGGcctgtgcccccccagcccctccagcccagggcccccagccccagcacggTAGAGCAGAGCCTGATGCTCGCAG GCCATGGGATCGCAGCAGCCCAGGTGGGCCAACACACTGAGGCTGTTTATGCTTTCACCGTCGCCCTGGAGCTGAACCCCCAGGAACACCG GCTCCTGGGGAACCGCTCGTActgcctggagaagctgggTCGATACGAGGAGGCGCTGGCGGATGCGGAGGCGGCGCTGGCACTGCGGCCGGGCTGGCCCAAGGGCTCCTTCCGCAAGGGCAAGGCCCTGCGGGGGCTTCAG CGCTACGCCGAGGCTGCACGCACCtttgaggagctgctgctgcaggatgggGCCTGTGCCGAGGTAGCCACGCAGCTGGAAGCCTGCCGGGCCCTGCTGCAG CAGTGCAGCCGCCCCGGGGGTGTCCTGGTGTCCCCCTTCCTGCTCAAGGCTAAGGAGCCGCTGTTTCTCCCGG CAGCAAGAGGGGtgaccaggagctgccaggacaCAAGTGGCACCAGTGTGACGGGAGGCAGCGCCGGGAGCCCCACACGAGACCCAGAACCTGCTGTGACCAGTGGCCACCTGACACTGCCACCGAACCACCCTGCCAA GGACTGCTTCCCGCTCTGGGTGGGCAATGTCACCTCCCACATCAACGAGAAGGTGCTGTATCGTGCCTTTGGCCG GAATCTCTTAACTGTTGCCCCCCAGGTTCGGGGAGATCCGCTCCATGCAGTTGCTCCGAGGGCGCCACTGTGCCTTCATTAA